A genomic segment from Actinoplanes sichuanensis encodes:
- a CDS encoding acyl-CoA reductase — MRFRFGVEGDLTAPSEDRLTVGDPRMADFLARLARRLLAPAVARRHPELGSLGYFLRPAELKRSVERMTARRDALVFPRGNVFHLPPANVDTIFVYSWAISALAGNHNVVRISSRSAGAAEVILDALNETEADPVIGQTQRMVTYGHDDAITAELSRWCDLRVIWGGDHAVDTIRKQPLRPSARDLTFPDRTSWAVLSVPGWRAADPAARRNAVVGFANDAYWFDQAACSSPRTVFLVGGGADSGEVRAEFLDLLLDVVDQRGWVVDPAMAVEKRVNAYGLAATGAATALDFPDNRITAVTLAGTGQAPRRWIGAGAFPFAEVDSLLDLVPAMNRQDQTVSHFGFTPAELRAFAVELGGRGVDRIVPFGSALTFGAVWDGYDLPSEFTRLTTLQA; from the coding sequence ATGAGGTTCCGCTTCGGTGTGGAGGGCGATCTGACCGCCCCGTCGGAGGACCGACTCACCGTCGGCGACCCGCGGATGGCCGACTTCCTCGCCAGACTGGCCCGCAGACTGCTCGCCCCCGCGGTCGCCCGGCGCCACCCGGAACTCGGGTCGCTCGGCTACTTCCTGCGGCCGGCCGAGCTCAAACGCTCGGTGGAGCGGATGACCGCCCGGCGGGACGCGCTGGTCTTCCCCAGAGGCAACGTCTTCCATCTGCCACCGGCCAACGTGGACACCATCTTCGTCTACTCGTGGGCGATCTCGGCGCTCGCCGGCAACCACAACGTGGTCCGGATCTCGTCACGGTCGGCCGGGGCGGCCGAGGTGATCCTGGACGCCCTCAACGAGACCGAAGCGGACCCGGTGATCGGGCAGACCCAGCGGATGGTCACCTACGGCCACGACGACGCGATCACCGCCGAGCTCAGCAGGTGGTGTGACCTGCGGGTGATCTGGGGTGGTGATCACGCGGTCGACACCATCCGCAAGCAGCCGCTGAGGCCGTCGGCCCGGGATCTGACCTTCCCCGACCGTACGTCGTGGGCCGTCCTGTCGGTGCCCGGCTGGCGTGCCGCCGACCCGGCCGCGCGCCGCAACGCGGTGGTCGGGTTCGCCAACGACGCGTACTGGTTCGACCAGGCCGCCTGCTCCTCGCCGCGGACCGTGTTCCTGGTCGGCGGCGGTGCGGACAGCGGCGAGGTCCGGGCCGAGTTCCTCGACCTGCTGCTCGACGTGGTCGACCAGCGCGGTTGGGTCGTCGACCCGGCGATGGCGGTGGAGAAGCGGGTCAACGCGTACGGGCTGGCCGCCACCGGAGCCGCCACGGCGCTGGACTTCCCGGACAACCGGATCACCGCGGTGACCCTGGCCGGCACCGGGCAGGCACCCCGGCGCTGGATCGGTGCCGGTGCGTTCCCGTTCGCCGAGGTGGACTCCCTGCTCGACCTGGTGCCGGCGATGAACCGGCAGGATCAGACGGTCAGCCACTTCGGGTTCACCCCGGCCGAGCTGCGCGCCTTCGCGGTGGAGCTGGGCGGCCGCGGGGTGGATCGGATCGTGCCGTTCGGCTCGGCGCTCACGTTCGGCGCCGTCTGGGACGGCTACGACCTGCCGAGCGAGTTCACCAGGCTGACCACGCTGCAGGCGTGA
- a CDS encoding LuxE/PaaK family acyltransferase, translated as MSVFSLSQADREKRLLPQLVDLVSHHRRHCVRYDRILTAAGVGSFSDISALPWLPVRLFKTLELKSIPDDEVFKVLTSSGTTGEVSRIYLDKAAAATQTRQLGATLQTVLGPQRLPMLIVDTKSILKDRRSFSARGAGVLGMATFGRDHMWALDEDVDGLRSFLVKHGDQPFLIFGFTYLVWLHLYEIAREHGLDLGNGILIHSGGWKKLVDQAVSPEEFRNRLAAVGLTRIHNFYGMVEQIGTIFLEGPTGGSLYCPDFADVVVRDPETWAELPPGKPGLLEVVSTLPTSYPGHVLLTEDLGVVHGVDDGDWPGKRFSVLGRLPRAEARGCSDTYRSAA; from the coding sequence GTGAGTGTCTTCTCGCTGTCCCAAGCTGATCGAGAGAAGCGGCTGCTTCCTCAGCTGGTGGATCTCGTATCGCATCATCGTCGGCATTGTGTGCGTTATGACCGGATTCTTACCGCGGCTGGCGTTGGCTCCTTTTCGGACATCTCCGCATTACCGTGGTTGCCGGTTCGGCTCTTCAAGACGCTCGAGCTCAAGAGCATCCCGGACGACGAGGTCTTCAAGGTCCTGACGTCGAGCGGCACGACGGGTGAGGTGAGTCGGATTTATCTGGACAAAGCCGCGGCAGCCACCCAGACCCGGCAACTGGGCGCCACCCTGCAGACCGTGCTCGGCCCCCAACGCCTGCCGATGCTGATCGTCGACACCAAGTCGATCCTCAAGGACCGCCGTTCGTTCAGCGCCCGCGGCGCCGGCGTGCTCGGCATGGCCACCTTCGGCCGCGATCACATGTGGGCGCTCGACGAAGACGTCGACGGTCTTCGCAGCTTCCTGGTGAAACACGGCGACCAGCCGTTCCTGATCTTCGGGTTCACCTACCTGGTCTGGTTGCACCTCTACGAGATCGCCCGCGAGCACGGCCTGGACCTGGGCAACGGCATCCTGATCCACTCCGGCGGCTGGAAGAAACTGGTCGACCAGGCCGTCTCGCCGGAGGAGTTCCGCAACCGGCTGGCGGCCGTCGGCCTCACCCGGATTCACAACTTCTACGGCATGGTCGAGCAGATCGGAACGATCTTCCTCGAGGGCCCGACGGGTGGGTCGCTGTACTGCCCGGACTTCGCGGACGTCGTGGTTCGCGATCCGGAGACCTGGGCCGAACTACCACCCGGAAAACCCGGCCTCCTCGAGGTGGTGAGCACCCTGCCCACCTCGTACCCGGGTCACGTACTGCTCACCGAGGATCTCGGCGTCGTGCACGGTGTCGACGACGGGGACTGGCCCGGCAAGCGCTTCTCGGTGCTCGGCCGGCTGCCCCGGGCCGAGGCGCGTGGATGTTCGGACACGTATCGGAGTGCCGCATGA
- a CDS encoding AMP-binding protein: MNLLHPSARVVDAATGAILTPELIDAAAAEIAEQPIVFLPMTTTVEAVARYLAALRLAKPVLLLDPDLDHTALIARYTTDDVHPDLALLLTTSGSTGDPKLVRLSRAAVLANAGQVADSLGVTGEDVAITTLPLFYSYGLSVLHSHLLRGATVVLERTGIMQKDFWAAIDEHRVTSLAFVPSQYEMLRRLRFDPARYPSVRTLTQAGGRLRTDLVTDFAARMDAVGGRMFVMYGQTEAGPRMACLPPERLGDKLGSAGRAMPGGAFTIEDDEVVYKGPNVMMGYAETAADLSRGDDLAGVLRTGDLGHLDEDGFLFITGRLKRMAKVFGVRINLDDVERHFPVAAVAGDDKLHVFTLDGDVRALRSKIAEWLGTHFTGVDVRTISSLPLLPNGKTDYRALEASL; this comes from the coding sequence GTGAACCTGCTCCACCCCTCCGCGCGGGTCGTCGACGCGGCCACCGGCGCGATCCTCACGCCGGAACTGATCGACGCGGCCGCCGCCGAGATCGCCGAGCAGCCGATCGTCTTCCTGCCGATGACGACCACGGTGGAGGCGGTGGCCCGCTATCTCGCGGCGCTGCGCCTCGCGAAGCCGGTCCTGCTGCTCGACCCGGATCTCGACCACACCGCGCTGATCGCCCGCTACACCACCGACGACGTGCACCCCGACCTGGCGCTGCTGCTCACCACCAGCGGTTCCACCGGTGATCCCAAACTGGTCCGGCTGTCCCGGGCGGCGGTGCTCGCCAACGCCGGGCAGGTGGCCGACAGCCTAGGCGTCACCGGCGAGGATGTGGCGATCACCACACTGCCGCTCTTCTACTCGTACGGGCTGTCGGTGCTGCACTCGCACCTGCTCCGCGGGGCGACCGTGGTGCTGGAACGTACCGGGATCATGCAGAAGGACTTCTGGGCCGCGATCGACGAGCACCGGGTCACCTCGCTGGCGTTCGTGCCGTCGCAGTACGAGATGTTGCGGCGACTCCGCTTCGACCCGGCCCGGTACCCGTCCGTGCGTACCCTCACGCAGGCCGGCGGCCGGTTGCGGACCGACCTCGTCACCGATTTCGCCGCCCGGATGGACGCCGTCGGCGGCCGGATGTTCGTGATGTACGGGCAGACCGAGGCCGGTCCGCGGATGGCCTGCCTGCCACCCGAGCGACTGGGCGACAAGCTCGGTTCGGCCGGCCGAGCGATGCCCGGTGGCGCCTTCACCATCGAAGACGACGAGGTCGTCTATAAAGGACCAAACGTCATGATGGGGTACGCCGAGACGGCCGCCGATCTGAGCCGAGGCGACGACCTCGCCGGCGTGCTGCGCACGGGTGACCTGGGCCACCTCGACGAGGACGGGTTCCTCTTCATCACCGGCCGGCTCAAACGGATGGCCAAGGTGTTCGGCGTCCGGATCAACCTGGACGACGTGGAGCGGCACTTCCCGGTCGCGGCCGTGGCCGGTGACGACAAACTGCACGTCTTCACCCTGGACGGCGACGTCCGTGCGCTGCGCAGCAAGATCGCGGAATGGCTCGGCACCCACTTCACCGGGGTCGACGTACGGACGATCTCGTCCCTGCCGCTGCTGCCCAATGGCAAGACCGACTATCGGGCGCTGGAGGCGTCGTTGTGA
- a CDS encoding SDR family NAD(P)-dependent oxidoreductase, producing MSVALVTGASRGIGRAVASRLAEQGHHLVLHGHDPERIAATAGEIAGKFGVTVVHAAGDIADPATSKALARLAFDTFKRLDALVVNAGTHAAGMLGMTPDATVERLFAVNAAGAAYTLQNAVRLLARGQRPAVVLTASITGDQGVAGQAVYAASKAAVAGLARSAAKELGPRGIRVNAVAPGFIATDMLDTLDEAGRADRIAHTALGRLGEADEVADVIVFLLSEQARFVTGQIIGVDGGLTL from the coding sequence GTGAGCGTCGCCCTGGTCACCGGGGCGTCCCGCGGAATCGGCCGGGCGGTCGCGTCCCGCCTCGCCGAACAGGGCCACCATCTGGTGCTGCACGGCCACGACCCGGAGCGGATCGCCGCGACGGCCGGGGAGATCGCCGGCAAGTTCGGCGTCACCGTCGTGCACGCCGCGGGTGACATCGCCGACCCGGCCACCAGCAAGGCCCTGGCCCGGCTCGCCTTCGACACCTTCAAGCGGCTCGACGCACTGGTGGTCAACGCCGGCACGCACGCGGCCGGGATGCTCGGCATGACTCCGGACGCCACTGTCGAGCGGCTGTTCGCGGTCAACGCGGCGGGTGCGGCGTACACCCTGCAGAACGCGGTCCGGTTGCTCGCTCGCGGACAGCGCCCGGCGGTGGTCCTGACCGCCTCGATCACCGGCGACCAGGGTGTCGCCGGGCAGGCCGTCTACGCCGCCTCCAAGGCCGCGGTGGCCGGGCTGGCCAGGTCCGCGGCCAAGGAGTTGGGCCCGCGCGGCATCCGGGTCAACGCGGTCGCACCGGGCTTCATCGCCACCGACATGCTCGACACCCTGGACGAGGCGGGCCGCGCCGACCGGATCGCGCACACCGCGCTCGGCCGTCTCGGCGAGGCCGACGAGGTCGCCGACGTGATCGTCTTCCTCCTCTCCGAGCAGGCCCGATTCGTCACCGGCCAGATCATCGGGGTCGACGGGGGACTGACGCTGTGA
- a CDS encoding acyl carrier protein, with translation MTELQRLREAFRAALDLPADQPVDDLRYQDNEKWDSLAHMSLVAAIEDEFSVMIDTDDVINMSSFTEAVRILGKYGVDVK, from the coding sequence GTGACTGAGCTGCAGAGACTACGCGAGGCGTTCCGTGCCGCCCTCGATCTTCCGGCGGACCAGCCCGTGGACGACCTGCGCTACCAGGACAACGAGAAGTGGGATTCCCTCGCCCACATGTCGCTTGTCGCGGCGATTGAAGATGAATTCTCGGTAATGATTGATACCGACGACGTCATCAATATGTCCAGCTTTACCGAGGCCGTGCGAATCCTCGGTAAATACGGAGTGGACGTCAAGTGA
- the pseB gene encoding UDP-N-acetylglucosamine 4,6-dehydratase (inverting), whose amino-acid sequence MSELAGSSILVTGSTGSFGKAFLKYALTHLDPSRIVVFSRDELKQYEVRQMFGDDPRLRFFIGDIRDEKRLDRAMHGIDYVVHAAALKQVDTAEYNPSEFVATNINGTQNVIDAAINHGVKKVVALSTDKASSPINLYGATKLAADKIVIAGNHYAATHPTRLAVVRYGNVMGSRGSVVPFFRKLAEEGKSLPITDKRMTRFWITLDQAVKFVVDSFDVMQGGELYVPRIPSMRIMDLVEAVAPGAGTHEMGMRPGEKLHEEMIAADDSRRTLRFKDRYVVQPVVASWGYETPLGGEEVPDGFNYRSDNNDLWLSVDEMRDLLAED is encoded by the coding sequence GTGTCTGAACTCGCCGGCTCCTCGATCCTTGTCACCGGCTCGACCGGTTCCTTCGGCAAGGCTTTCCTGAAGTACGCGCTGACTCACCTCGACCCGTCCCGCATCGTGGTGTTCTCCCGTGACGAGCTGAAGCAGTACGAGGTCCGCCAGATGTTCGGCGACGACCCGCGTCTGCGCTTCTTCATCGGCGACATCCGGGACGAGAAGCGTCTCGACCGGGCCATGCACGGCATCGACTACGTGGTGCACGCGGCCGCCCTCAAGCAGGTCGACACCGCCGAGTACAACCCGTCGGAATTCGTCGCGACGAACATCAACGGCACCCAGAACGTGATCGACGCGGCCATCAACCACGGGGTCAAGAAGGTCGTCGCGCTCTCCACCGACAAGGCGTCCAGCCCGATCAACCTGTACGGCGCGACCAAGCTCGCCGCCGACAAGATCGTGATCGCCGGCAACCACTACGCGGCCACCCACCCGACCCGGCTGGCCGTGGTCCGCTACGGCAACGTGATGGGCTCCCGCGGCTCGGTCGTCCCGTTCTTCCGCAAGCTCGCGGAGGAGGGCAAGAGCCTGCCGATCACCGACAAGCGGATGACCCGGTTCTGGATCACCCTGGACCAGGCGGTCAAGTTCGTCGTCGACTCGTTCGACGTGATGCAGGGCGGCGAACTGTACGTCCCGCGGATCCCGAGCATGCGGATCATGGATCTGGTCGAGGCGGTCGCGCCCGGTGCCGGCACCCACGAGATGGGCATGCGCCCCGGCGAGAAACTGCACGAGGAGATGATCGCCGCCGACGACAGCCGCCGCACGCTGCGGTTCAAAGACCGCTACGTGGTCCAGCCGGTCGTCGCGAGCTGGGGTTACGAGACCCCGCTCGGCGGCGAGGAGGTTCCGGACGGCTTCAACTACCGCTCGGACAACAACGACCTGTGGCTCTCGGTCGACGAGATGCGCGACCTCCTCGCGGAGGACTGA
- a CDS encoding DegT/DnrJ/EryC1/StrS family aminotransferase, whose protein sequence is MLPYGRQSIDAADVEAVVAALGSDWLTTGPRVARFEADIEAVAGAPAVTVTNGTTALHAAYAAAGVGRGDEVITTPMTFVATASGAAMLGAEVIFADIEEDTANLDPAAVDAVVTTRTKVITAVDYAGVPADYDRLRKITDSAGAILVGDAAHSIGSTYRGRPVGTLADLTTFSFFPTKNLTTGEGGAVVSTRPELIERLRDFRTVGSVRDPERLRRTDEGGWYYEVQEFGLNYRLPDVLCALGSAQLRRLGDFKARRARLTARYDELLADVPGLRLPARRPDVDPIRHLYPVRVLDGRRREVYDRLRAAGIGVQVNYIPVYWHPVFEDLGYRRGMCPVAEAFYAEELSLPLFYDLSDSDQDRVVDTLRGILGS, encoded by the coding sequence ATGCTGCCCTACGGACGACAGTCGATCGACGCCGCCGATGTGGAGGCGGTCGTCGCGGCGCTGGGCAGTGACTGGCTCACCACCGGGCCCCGGGTCGCGCGGTTCGAGGCCGACATCGAGGCGGTCGCCGGGGCGCCCGCGGTCACCGTCACCAACGGGACCACGGCGCTGCACGCGGCGTACGCGGCGGCCGGTGTCGGACGCGGCGACGAGGTGATCACCACGCCGATGACGTTCGTGGCCACCGCATCGGGCGCGGCCATGCTCGGCGCCGAGGTGATCTTCGCGGACATCGAGGAGGACACCGCCAACCTCGACCCGGCCGCGGTCGACGCCGTGGTGACCACCCGCACGAAGGTGATCACGGCGGTCGACTACGCCGGTGTGCCGGCCGACTACGACCGGCTGCGGAAGATCACCGACAGCGCCGGAGCGATCCTGGTCGGCGACGCGGCACACTCGATCGGATCCACCTACCGCGGGCGCCCGGTCGGCACCCTCGCCGATCTCACCACGTTCTCGTTCTTCCCGACCAAGAACCTCACCACGGGCGAGGGCGGGGCGGTCGTCTCCACCCGGCCGGAGCTGATCGAGCGGCTGCGGGACTTCCGAACCGTCGGATCGGTGCGCGACCCGGAACGCCTGCGTCGTACCGACGAGGGCGGCTGGTACTACGAGGTGCAGGAGTTCGGCCTCAACTACCGGCTGCCGGACGTGCTGTGCGCGCTGGGCTCGGCTCAACTGCGCCGGCTCGGCGACTTCAAGGCTAGGCGCGCGCGGCTGACGGCACGCTACGACGAGCTTCTCGCCGATGTTCCCGGCCTGCGCCTTCCGGCGCGGCGTCCCGACGTGGACCCGATCCGACACCTCTATCCGGTACGAGTACTCGACGGCCGCCGACGCGAGGTGTACGACAGGCTGCGCGCCGCCGGGATCGGAGTGCAGGTCAACTACATCCCGGTCTACTGGCACCCGGTCTTCGAGGACCTCGGATACCGCCGTGGCATGTGCCCGGTCGCCGAGGCCTTCTACGCCGAGGAACTGTCCCTGCCCCTCTTCTACGACCTGAGCGACTCCGACCAGGACCGCGTCGTCGACACACTGCGCGGGATTCTCGGGAGCTAG
- a CDS encoding methyltransferase domain-containing protein, which produces MIRMIGGEMPEYAEEHPPVGGLLLRHLLDRLPTGIRVLVAGPHDPALIGALAGRRDVTCLVRSQPDAAAIPDVPVLCGTLSKLTDADRYDVVIALDGVGRLCSPEDTPLDWAESVRVLARALRPGGTLLLTVENELGVHRLVDPGDPASSRSADAWHTLGELSDTPGRPDRLAAALAAEGLPVTALAAAWPFPQSPSLLITPEALADGPLDALAALAAAAVSAGYPGRPVLTDPRRLAAAAVRRGIGAELAPAWLVVAQRSTRPGQTAVSLPPALIAGPSGTVTEVVGGSLPGGRLLEERLLTAALGHDLPVLRRLLTGWMTELPMAGAGNVLVDGDRYVRLDPAVPDQPDALARFAHTLLDGGYHHPWPGVTDVARMIAVLAGAAGLDTVPEPSGSAGPPGRREQEAQLSALRERLADAEDRCRFFEIELAKREAELGRAKTQIAAFSGNLGYRAAKAGLVLARAARNRIRKGRS; this is translated from the coding sequence ATGATCCGGATGATCGGCGGCGAGATGCCGGAGTACGCCGAGGAGCACCCACCGGTCGGCGGCCTCCTCCTGCGGCACCTGCTGGACCGCCTGCCCACTGGAATCCGGGTGCTGGTCGCCGGCCCACACGACCCCGCGCTGATCGGCGCGCTGGCCGGCCGCCGGGACGTGACCTGCCTGGTCCGGTCCCAGCCGGACGCCGCCGCGATCCCCGATGTCCCGGTGCTCTGCGGCACCCTGTCCAAGCTCACCGACGCCGACCGGTACGACGTGGTGATCGCCCTCGACGGCGTCGGCCGGCTCTGCTCCCCCGAGGACACCCCGCTCGACTGGGCCGAATCGGTACGCGTCCTGGCCCGTGCCCTGCGCCCCGGCGGCACTCTGCTGCTCACCGTCGAGAACGAGCTGGGTGTGCACCGGCTCGTCGACCCCGGCGATCCGGCCTCGTCCCGTAGCGCGGACGCCTGGCACACCCTCGGCGAGTTGAGTGACACACCCGGCCGCCCGGACCGGTTGGCCGCCGCGCTCGCCGCCGAGGGTCTGCCGGTCACCGCCCTGGCCGCCGCCTGGCCGTTCCCGCAGAGCCCATCACTGCTGATCACCCCGGAAGCGCTGGCCGACGGGCCACTCGATGCGCTCGCCGCCCTGGCCGCGGCGGCGGTCTCCGCCGGCTACCCGGGCCGACCCGTCCTCACTGATCCACGCCGGCTGGCCGCCGCGGCCGTACGCCGCGGAATCGGCGCCGAACTGGCCCCGGCCTGGCTGGTCGTCGCCCAGCGGTCCACCCGCCCGGGTCAGACCGCCGTCTCTCTGCCACCCGCGCTGATCGCCGGCCCGTCCGGCACCGTGACCGAGGTGGTCGGCGGGTCGCTTCCGGGTGGGCGGCTGCTGGAGGAACGGTTGCTCACCGCGGCGCTCGGGCACGACCTGCCGGTGCTGCGCCGGCTGCTCACCGGCTGGATGACCGAACTGCCGATGGCCGGCGCCGGCAACGTGCTGGTGGACGGCGACCGGTATGTCCGGCTGGACCCGGCCGTACCGGATCAGCCGGACGCGCTGGCCCGGTTCGCGCACACGCTCCTCGACGGCGGCTACCACCACCCGTGGCCGGGCGTCACCGATGTGGCCCGGATGATCGCCGTGCTCGCCGGAGCGGCCGGACTCGACACCGTCCCGGAACCGTCGGGCAGCGCCGGACCACCCGGCCGGCGCGAGCAGGAGGCCCAGCTCAGCGCGCTCCGCGAACGGCTCGCCGACGCCGAGGACCGCTGCCGGTTCTTCGAGATCGAGCTGGCCAAGCGCGAGGCCGAACTGGGCCGCGCCAAGACACAGATCGCCGCGTTCAGCGGCAACCTCGGCTATCGCGCCGCCAAGGCCGGGCTCGTCCTGGCCCGCGCCGCCCGCAATCGCATCCGAAAAGGACGATCATGA
- a CDS encoding glycosyltransferase family protein, whose protein sequence is MMSTLGIIQARMGSTRLPGKVLRDLGGRSVLDRVVRAARASGVVDDLVVATTVLADDDAVEAECAAIGVDCYRGPVDDVLTRFLGVLETRTVDDVLRFTADCPLLDPRLVARAYRVFAAADVDYLTTSIMRTLPRGLDVEVVRASVLKEIDKLAYDHHRTHVTSYIYTHPGDFDLIGLTVQPDMSYLRLTLDTEDDWQLIEAIVDHFGDAPLAIREIADWLGGQPELAELNAHIMQKDLEQA, encoded by the coding sequence ATCATGAGCACCCTCGGCATCATTCAGGCCCGGATGGGCTCCACCCGGCTGCCCGGCAAAGTGCTGCGCGACCTGGGCGGACGCTCCGTCCTCGACCGGGTGGTCCGGGCCGCCCGGGCCAGCGGGGTCGTCGACGACCTGGTCGTGGCGACCACGGTCCTGGCCGACGACGACGCGGTCGAGGCGGAGTGTGCGGCGATCGGGGTGGACTGCTACCGCGGCCCGGTCGACGACGTGCTCACCCGGTTCCTCGGCGTGCTGGAGACCCGGACCGTCGACGACGTGCTCCGGTTCACCGCCGACTGCCCGCTGCTCGACCCCCGGCTGGTCGCCCGGGCCTACCGGGTGTTCGCGGCGGCCGACGTCGACTACCTGACCACGTCGATCATGCGGACCCTGCCGCGCGGCCTGGACGTCGAGGTGGTCCGGGCGTCGGTGCTCAAGGAGATCGACAAGCTGGCGTACGACCACCACCGCACCCACGTGACGTCGTACATCTACACCCACCCCGGGGACTTCGACCTGATCGGCCTGACCGTGCAGCCGGACATGTCGTACCTGCGGCTCACCCTGGACACCGAGGACGACTGGCAGCTGATCGAGGCGATCGTCGACCACTTCGGTGACGCGCCGCTCGCGATCCGGGAGATCGCCGACTGGCTCGGTGGCCAACCGGAGCTGGCCGAGCTCAACGCGCACATCATGCAGAAGGACCTGGAGCAGGCATGA
- a CDS encoding PseG/SpsG family protein — MISVGIRCDAGARTGVGHLVRCVALAEELTSRGVGVHFLSDLGGVAWAEAQLEQRGLPWHPAPYDEVGLVSAVQRLGLDALVIDSYTLPPAHSKAVRAAGTPVLAIVDGDPRGQDADIYVDQNLDAVLDSGTIRLAGLDYALLRSSVRRLRPQAAPVSAFDRTPKVVAFFGGTDAYRAAPQIARLLTAAAAPFEAIVVAADATLRAELLAVPAGEGQRFEIIDPTDRLPELLADADLVVSASGTSTWELLCLGRAAALVQVVDNQIQGYERTIARGYAAGLGRLGAFDENAVTTLRRLLLKPGERTALAVRGWAAVDGRGVERVADALLRGL, encoded by the coding sequence ATGATCTCGGTCGGGATCCGGTGTGATGCGGGGGCCCGGACCGGGGTGGGTCATCTCGTGCGCTGTGTGGCCCTCGCCGAGGAGTTGACCTCGCGCGGAGTCGGCGTGCACTTCCTCAGCGATCTCGGTGGGGTGGCGTGGGCCGAGGCGCAGCTCGAGCAGCGTGGGTTGCCCTGGCATCCGGCGCCGTACGACGAGGTCGGCCTGGTCTCGGCGGTTCAGCGGCTCGGGCTCGACGCGCTGGTGATCGACTCGTACACGCTGCCGCCGGCACACAGCAAGGCGGTCCGGGCGGCCGGGACACCGGTGCTGGCCATCGTGGACGGTGACCCGCGGGGCCAGGACGCGGACATCTACGTCGATCAGAACCTCGATGCCGTGCTCGACTCCGGGACGATCCGCCTGGCCGGGCTCGACTATGCGCTTCTGCGTTCATCGGTGCGCCGGCTCCGACCTCAGGCCGCACCGGTGAGCGCGTTCGACCGTACCCCCAAGGTCGTCGCCTTTTTCGGTGGAACCGACGCCTACCGTGCCGCGCCGCAGATCGCGCGGCTGCTCACGGCCGCCGCGGCGCCCTTCGAAGCGATCGTCGTCGCCGCTGACGCGACGTTGCGCGCCGAACTGCTCGCGGTCCCGGCCGGCGAAGGCCAACGGTTCGAGATCATCGATCCGACCGATCGGCTCCCCGAGCTGCTCGCCGACGCCGACCTGGTGGTCAGCGCCAGCGGCACCTCGACGTGGGAACTGCTCTGCCTGGGCCGGGCCGCCGCGCTGGTCCAGGTGGTCGACAATCAGATCCAGGGGTACGAGCGGACGATCGCCCGTGGCTACGCGGCGGGCCTGGGCCGTCTCGGCGCGTTCGACGAGAACGCCGTGACCACGCTGCGTCGTCTGCTGCTGAAGCCCGGCGAACGGACCGCCCTGGCCGTCCGAGGATGGGCCGCAGTCGACGGCCGTGGGGTCGAACGAGTCGCGGACGCCCTGCTCAGGGGTTTGTGA
- a CDS encoding NADPH:quinone reductase: protein MRAAVFAEPGPASVLQIVDRELPLAGAGEVRVRIVLSAVNPTDTGTRAGRGVPDGVSPPRVPNQDGAGVVDALGVGVADLEPGDRVWVWDAGYGRENGTAQEYVVLPRHQVVRMNDDIPFEVGADLGIPALTAHRCLTVAADGPDRLAPGALDGWTVLVAGGAGAVGNAAIQLAKWAGATVLTTVSSKEKAVLAMAAGADTVIDYREEDVVARVHDVCPAGPRLIVEVNTDNLDTDLDVLAPGGNIAIYVGGKFSVPSFKAMLKNASLDFVLTYTTTPEEKANAVAAVAEAVNAGAFRVGEEAGLPILRFPLERVAEAHEAVENHAVGKVVITVTNP from the coding sequence ATGCGTGCTGCCGTTTTCGCCGAACCGGGCCCCGCCTCCGTGCTGCAGATCGTCGACCGTGAGCTGCCGCTGGCCGGCGCCGGGGAGGTGCGTGTCCGGATCGTGCTGTCCGCGGTGAACCCGACCGACACCGGGACGAGGGCGGGCCGTGGCGTGCCGGACGGGGTGTCCCCACCCCGGGTGCCGAACCAGGACGGCGCGGGCGTGGTCGACGCGCTGGGGGTCGGCGTGGCCGACCTGGAGCCGGGCGATCGGGTGTGGGTGTGGGACGCCGGCTACGGCCGGGAGAACGGCACCGCCCAGGAGTACGTGGTGCTGCCCCGCCACCAGGTGGTGCGGATGAACGATGACATTCCGTTCGAGGTCGGTGCAGATCTGGGCATTCCGGCGCTGACCGCACACCGCTGTCTGACCGTGGCCGCGGACGGGCCGGACCGACTGGCGCCGGGCGCCCTGGACGGCTGGACCGTGCTGGTCGCCGGCGGTGCGGGCGCGGTCGGTAACGCGGCGATCCAGCTGGCCAAGTGGGCCGGCGCCACCGTGCTCACCACGGTCAGTTCGAAGGAGAAGGCGGTCCTCGCGATGGCCGCCGGAGCCGACACGGTGATCGACTACCGGGAGGAGGACGTGGTGGCCCGGGTACATGACGTCTGCCCGGCGGGGCCGCGCCTGATCGTCGAGGTGAACACCGACAACCTCGACACCGACCTGGACGTGCTCGCACCGGGTGGCAACATCGCGATCTACGTGGGCGGGAAGTTCAGTGTGCCCAGCTTCAAGGCGATGCTGAAGAACGCGAGCCTCGACTTCGTGCTGACCTACACGACCACGCCCGAGGAGAAGGCGAACGCGGTCGCGGCGGTCGCCGAAGCCGTCAACGCGGGCGCCTTCCGGGTCGGCGAGGAGGCCGGGCTGCCGATCCTCCGCTTCCCGCTGGAGCGGGTCGCGGAGGCGCACGAAGCCGTGGAGAACCACGCCGTCGGCAAGGTCGTCATCACCGTCACAAACCCCTGA